A genomic segment from Garra rufa chromosome 5, GarRuf1.0, whole genome shotgun sequence encodes:
- the cenpv gene encoding centromere protein V, with protein MAYVAKDERERDGLVKHTGGCHCGAVRFEVWSAPHLQVFNCNCSICTKKQNRHFIVPKSQFTLLQGSDNITTYTFNTHMAKHTFCKTCGVQSFYTPRSNPDGFGVAPHCLDPGTVSSVTVEDFCGQNWEESMQKHQTIRSMSKPTTDT; from the exons ATGGCGTATGTAGCCAAAGACGAAAG GGAGCGTGATGGTCTTGTGAAACACACCGGAGGTTGCCACTGTGGCGCGGTGCGATTTGAAGTGTGGAGTGCTCCACATTTACAAGTGTTCAACTGCAA TTGCAGTATTTGCACAAAGAAACAGAATCGCCACTTCATTGTTCCAAAGTCCCAGTTCACCTTGCTGCAG GGCTCAGACAACATAACCACATACACATTTAACACACACATGGCCAAGCACACATTCTGCAAAACCTGCGGCGTCCAGAGTTTCTACACTCCACGGTCCAACCCTGATGGATTTG GTGTGGCACCTCACTGTTTGGACCCTGGAACAGTCAGCAGTGTCACTGTAGAAGATTTCTGTGGGCAGAATTGGGAGGAAAGTATGCAGAAGCATCAAACTATAAGAAGTATGTCAAAACCAACAACGGACACCTAA